The Brassica oleracea var. oleracea cultivar TO1000 chromosome C6, BOL, whole genome shotgun sequence genomic interval GATCAATAATCATAAGTGACAAACATATCATAACACACAAGCATATGATCAGATAACCTAACACAAGGTTCTATCATTGCATGGCTGGTTCCATAACTAATCATCAAATTACTCATCAGACCCAAATCTGACCAATTTCGAAAGTACTCTAAAAACTAATTAAAATTCACTAAAACTCATGATAAATCCCAACTAAGAGATTCTCATAATCAAATTCCAATGAATCGACCCGGACCATATGGATCCTGATCATGAATAGCCCGGCTAAGGCCATGGAAAGCTTGACCTTAAGCCTATCGACCAGCTTGCTTGTTCTCTTGTCCAAAGTCTATCCCGATGGTCCTTTCCTGGTTCCGGGATGCTACACCCACCCCTATGTTTATGGTTTAGCAACAAAAGGTTCTAACAATGATGTCTTTTAGGGTTAGATTCTTAGGGTTATATTTTAGATTTAGATTTTTTTTTATATTATTGACTTAAATTTACATATTAATGTTGAGTAGTTTATGTTTTGTATATTTTGATATTTGATACAATAATTGAAACTTTTTGATTATCAAACCAACATTTACGGTTCTAGTTTGTGGTTTATGATATTGTAGACTTACAATAAAATCTACTTCATTTTAGATGTCTTTTGTAGTCTACAAAAGGTCATTATTTTTAAATGAAATTTAGTTCTTTATGAATAAATTGTAAAATCATATACTATAAATATTAAAAATTATAAAACAAGAAAATTAGTAAATCGTATATTAAAATTATTAAAACAATAAAAATAAAGAAAAAAAAATATTGTTTGTAAATTTACAAAGAAGTCTGTCTGCTCATGAGCAATTTAACCTAATCGGATTGAACCAAGTCAATTTTAACATAATCAAATGTAAACCAAAACCTTTTAACCTTATTACCCAGCATATAAATACGATTGTTATGTTTTTTGGGTTAAAAAACTATAATCCACACTGTTTTCTCTCTTTGCGATTTCCGGAAAGGTTTATAGCGAACCCCAACCCACACCGTTTCCGCCGCTTAAATTAGATGATCACACTTATACAAATCTAAAACAAATAAGTAAACAATAATAAATATAAACACTGCAAATTGAAAATATTATATGTTAAACATTTATTTTACACTATTATATTTTTTGTGGAGATTTGAGATTGATGTATTTTGTTCGGTTTGTTCGGTGTCCAATTGTAAAAGTATGTTGCTGTTGAAATTATCATTTTATTTGGTAATGTAAACATTAAAGTCAGTGTTGAAATATTTGAGTAATAAGATAATATAGTGGGTGTTTTATTAAATTTTACTAAAACATGGTGATTTTACGAATATTTAAAAGTTATAATAATATATTCTTTAAATTGTAATAATAAAAACTATTGGAAAGCACAAAAAAAAATAATATATATATATATATATATATATAGTTCTGGTAATTCAAATTTGAAAGCTCAACATAACTTAGTTGACAAATTTGAAAGCCCAACATAACATGGTGATTTTACAAATATTTAAAAGTTATAATAATATATTCTTTAAATAGTAATAATAAAAACTATTGGAAAGCACACAAATAAATATATATATATATATATATCTGGTAATTCAAATTTGAAAGCCCCCATATGGTAAATATCAAAACCCATCATGTTTAACTTTATTACCCAGCATATAAATATGGTTGTTATGTTCTTTGGGTTAAAAAACCCGAATCTACACTGTTTTCTCTCTTTGCTATTTCCGGAAAGATTTATAGCGAACCCCAGCTCACACCGTTTCCGCCGCTTAAATTAGATAATCACACTTATACAAATCTAAAACAAATAAGTAAACAATAATAAATATAAACACTCAAAATTGAAAATAATATCCGCGCGGACGCGCGGATCAATGTCTAGTAGGTTCCTTAAAACCTTATAAAAGGAGACCTAGGGACGTCTCTTTTTCTCACTCCCATACATACTCATCAACGCTCTCTGACTCATCGAGAGAGTTATTCCAATTTTTTTCTACTTAAACTATCTTTGAGATATTTCTTGTTTGTCTTTGATTGTTGATGGCGATAACAACAAGAAAGTTTTGCTTAGTGCTCGTGATGATGAGCCTCACGGTTCTAATAGGACGTTCTTGCTCAGCGAACATCTACAAAGTAGGAGACTCCAAGGGATGGACTGCGAAGGCTGACACCTATTTTAGACCTCTCGTCATACTGGAAGTGGGGAACAGTGTGGAAACTCAGATCAAATGGGGTCGATCCAGTAGCAGACAAGGCCATCCCATACATCTTTAATGAGGAAGGTGGATTTCAAATCATCTCCCCTTGGATTCACAAAGCTCTTTCCAGTCGGAGACAGTTTGCTAAGTGTTTCCTCCCTTAGCATAAAATTCTTTCTTCACACTCTCATTAATGCAGACCAATGCCATTTTTGATGTAAAGGTTTTTAAAAGTAAAAACTAGCTCTTATTAAAAAAAATAAAAATATTTAGAAAAAAATAAAACATACCGCAAAACATTTGAACCACATCTAGAAGATGTGCTAGGGTGTGTGAGTCCAATTTATATGGCTTGATGAAGTAGCCCTTGATGGTGTTAGAAACGCTTTGTGCTACTCTAGAGCCGACTCGAAATCTGCAAAATAAAAATTAACAAATTGGGAATTTATGAAAAACAATAGCATAGGAAAAAAACAACAGTTTGTATCAGTAAGTGTTTGGCAGTCGATCAGAGTCCAATATATAATTATGTTATTCAATGTACATCAAGAATGGCAATCAAATCTAGTCAAACACATATGTGCAAAATTCGTAATGTTTCATGATTAAAAAGACTTTAAATTTATGTATGTGATTTAAGAATTTTATTATTTGTTAACTGAGTCTCTTGTACCAATTAAATTATGTGATTTATATTATTTTTTGTGTGTTTATATTGTATGTATTTAGAGTTTTGTAATTTTTTTATTTTAATAATATTAAATTTAACATTATTTTGTTAGATAAGATAAATATATAAATAAAAATAAAATAAAGTAATAATAAGTAACATTTAATTCATTTTATCTATTTATGTTAACTACTGTAAAAAAATATTATTAATATGTAGTTATTATATTGTAATAGATAAATGTATGAATTAGAAATAGTATGGTAAGCTGTTGAATTTAATTAGAGTATCAATTATATCAAATTTTAATTGTTTGATTTAGGCTTCTATACTTTTTCTATGTGTGCCAAATATTTATAGTTAATTAATTATTCTATACTCAGAAAAACATAAAGGGAAAATTGCCAAATATGACTCACAACTTGATTTCAAATGCAAAAGTAAACCCAAACCTGAATCAAATAAAAAAGTAACCTAAAAGGCTATTGAAATTACAACCAGTCCCTTGTGAACAAACAAAAAAACCGAATTTTTTTTACGTTTCTAACCCCCGTAAGTCGTCTGGACTAGTTCTACTTAGAAATAATTTAAAATTTTTGTAAAATATATTTTGATAAGTGAAAAATTGAAATCATGTAATTAACATAGGTTTTAAGAGATATAAATTAAGATATAACAAAAGTTAATTGTTTTCAACATAGATGAGTGAAAGTAGTGAGTCATGATATTATTTGGTTTAGGTTTTGCTAACATATGTTGTAATATTGTATGTGTTCTTAGGGTTAGATTTTGGATTGCATAAATATTTTTTTGAAAACTTTAAAATTTACCTAAGTGTGTTTATTTCTGTGTATAGTAAACACTATTTAAGTATAACTACGGCTTTATAACGTGGTTAGTTAGTNNNNNNNNNNNNNNNNNNNNNNNNNNNNNNNNNNNNNNNNNNNNNNNNNNNNNNNNNNNNNNNNNNNAGTATTCAACAGACGACTTACTAGTAAGTCGTCCAAACCGGACCGAACCTTTAATTTTTCAGTGTACTTTTAAACCTAACCGGATTACTTACGGGACATATATAAGGTGTTTTTTATTCACTGTTTCGCGTAATTCAAAAAAGATTTCGCAGGCGATTTCCATCGATTCTCTCTAATCCATCGTTCTCANNNNNNNNNNNNNNNNNNNNNNNNNNNNNNNNNNNNNNNNNNNNNNNNNNNNNNNNNNNNNNNNNNNNNNNNNNNNNNNNNNNNNNNNNNNNNNNNNNNNNNNNNNNNNNNNNNNNNNNNNNNNNNNNNNNNNNNNNNNNNNNNTGTCGAGTGATTGATTGAGGAAAAGATGAACATAAAACATTGTCTTTATCAATTTACACACTCGTTCTTTTTTCACGTCTATTTTTGCAGATATATAACCGCTATGTCGAAGGCGACTATATCTTCTCCGAATTTTCAGGTCGGCTTTAAAATGTTCTACTGGAAGTCTTGGAAGACTTATAATTAAGTCGTCTGGAAAGTCTGTCTTTCAGCTGGAAAACTCGCCAGACGACTTAATTACCTTGAGAGACCTCACTGTGTTGTTACAAAGGAGTTGACTTCTTTCTTGGAGATGTTGAGATGGTTGACTTAATTATAAGTCTTTGATTGTTTTGAGATGGTTATCTTTGATTGTTTTGCATGANNNNNNNNNNNNNNNNNNNNNNNNNNNNNNNNNNNNNNNNNNNNNNNNNNNNNNNNNNNNNNNNNNNNNNNNNNNNNNNNNNNNNNNNNNNNNNGCTAGTGATGGAGCTAGAACGGTTTGAGAATTATCCACGGGGGAGAGTCGCATTTAAGGTGCTGATGGACTCTGTGAAGGACAGAGATATTTCGGGTTGTTACACTATTAATGGGTTTGGGCAAGCTCTCCAGGTCTGGGTGTACACAGCTCTGCCGGAATTGGGTGCTAATTATGGTAATCCTCTCCCAAACAATCCATCTCCACCGATACTGGCTTACAAGGGTCGCAAAGGACGCAGACAATTTAAAGAGGTTATCTTCAGTCAGGTATTTACTTCAATCTAGACAACTTCGCAGAAAACTTATAATTAAGTCGTCTGATAAGTCTTCCAACTGGATGACTTAGTAGAAGACTTATAATTAAGTCTTCTACTAAGTCTTCTACTAAGTCTTACAGCTGGAAGACTTTCCAGACGACTTAATTATAAGTCGTCTACTAAGTCGTCCTGCTGGAAGACTTTCCAGACGACTTAATTATAAACTTGTTGCGAAGTCTTTTCTTTCCATCTTTCTTAATCCGTTAAATATCTAAGTTCATATCTTCTATTTACTGCAGACTAGGGTGATCAACTTTGTTCAGAAGGACATTGGTGAAATTTTTCCAAAATGGGATTTTGATGTTGAGCACACGCCCGCGGAGAACATAATTAAACTCATGTTTGTGAAGAAACCGTGGAACTGGACCATGGATTGCTGGGAAGTCACCGGTACTTGGGCCAATACAAAGCCGGTGGTTGTTAGTCCAGCGAAGAAAAAGGTAGTGAAGGAAGACAGTCCAAGACCTCGGAAGAAAGCTCGTAAAGAGGCNNNNNNNNNNNNNNNNNNNNNNNNNNNNNNNNNNNNNNNNNNNNNNNNNNNNNNNNNNNNNNNNNNNNNNNNNNNNNNNNNNNNNNNNNNNNNNNNNNNNNNNNNNNNNNNNNNNNNNNNNNNNNNNNNNNNNNNNNNNNNNNNNNNNNNNNNNNNNNNNNNNNNNNNNNNNNNNNNNNNNNNNNNNNNNNNNNNNNNNNNNNNNNNNNNNNNNNNNNNNNNNNNNNNNNNNNNNNNNNNNNNNNNNNNNNNNNNNNNNNNNNNNNNNNNNNNNNNNNNNNNNNNNNNNNNNNNNNNNNNNNNNNNNNNNNNNNNNNNNNNNNNNNNNNNNNNNNNNNNNNNNNNNNNNNNNNNNNNNNNNNNNNNNNNNNNNNNNNNNNNNNNNNNNNNNNNNNNNNNNNNNNNNNNNNNNNNNNNNNNNNNNNNNNNNNNNNNNNNNNNNNNNNNNNNNNNNNNNNNNNNNNNNNNNNNNNNNNNNNNNNNNNNNNNNNNNNNNNNNNNNNNNNNNNNNNNNNNNNNNNNNNNNNNNNNNNNNNNNNNNNNNNNNNNNNNNNNNNNNNNNNNNNNNNNNNNNNNNNNNNNNNNNNNNNNNNNNNNNNNNNNNNNNNNNNNNNNNNNNNNNNNNNNNNNNNNNNNNNNNNNNNNNNNNNNNNNNNNNNNNNNNNNNNNNNNNNNNNNNNNNNNNNNNNNNNNNNNNNNNNNNNNNNNNNNNNNNNNNNNNNNNNNNNNNNNNNNNNNNNNNNNNNNNNNNNNNNNNNNNNNNNNNNNNNNNNNNNNNNNNNNNNNNNNNNNNNNNNNNNNNNNNNNNNNNNNNNNNNNNNNNNNNNNNNNNNNNNNNNNNNNNNNNNNNNNNNNNNNNNNNNNNNNNNNNNNNNNNNNNNNNNNNNNNNNNNNNNNNNNNNNNNNNNNNNNNNNNNNNNNNNNNNNNNNNNNNNNNNNNNNNNNNNNNNNNNNNNNNNNNNNNNNNNNNNNNNNNNNNNNNNNNNNNNNNNNNNNNNNNNNNNNNNNNNNNNNNNNNNNNNNNNNNNNNNNNNNNNNNNNNNNNNNNNNNNNNNNNNNNNNNNNNNNNNNNNNNNNNNNNNNNNNNNNNNNNNNNNNNNNNNNNNNNNNNNNNNNNNNNNNNNNNNNNNNNNNNNNNNNNNNNNNNNNNNNNNNNNNNNNNNNNNNNNNNNNNNNNNNNNNNNNNNNNNNNNNNNNNNNNNNNNNNNNNNNNNNNNNNNNNNNNNNNNNNNNNNNNNNNNNNNNNNNNNNNNNNNNNNNNNNNNNNNNNNNNNNNNNNNNNNNNNNNNNNNNNNNNNNNNNNNNNNNNNNNNNNNNNNNNNNNNNNNNNNNNNNNNNNNNNNNNNNNNNNNNNNNNNNNNNNNNNNNNNNNNNNNNNNNNNNNNNNNNNNNNNNNNNNNNNNNNNNNNNNNNNNNNNNNNNNNNNNNNNNNNNNNNNNNNNNNNNNNNNNNNNNNNNNNNNNNNNNNNNNNNNNNNNNNNNNNNNNNNNNNNNNNNNNNNNNNNNNNNNNNNNNNNNNNNNNNNNNNNNNNNNNNNNNNNNNNNNNNNNNNNNNNNNNNNNNNNNNNNNNNNNNNNNNNNNNNNNNNNNNNNNNNNNNNNNNNNNNNNNNNNNNNNNNNNNNNNNNNNNNNNNNNNNNNNNNNNNNNNNNNNNNNNNNNNNNNNNNNNNNNNNNNNNNNNNNNNNNNNNNNNNNNNNNNNNNNNNNNNNNNNNNNNNNNNNNNNNNNNNNNNNNNNNNNNNNNNNNNNNNNNNNNNNNNNNNNNNNNNNNNNNNNNNNNNNNNNNNNNNNNNNNNNNNNNNNNNNNNNNNNNNNNNNNNNNNNNNNNNNNNNNNNNNNNNNNNNNNNNNNNNNNNNNNNNNNNNNNNNNNNNNNNNNNNNNGGACGACTTTCAAGTAAGTCGGACGACTTTCAAGTAAGTCGGACGACTTTCAAGTAAGTTGTCTTACTTGACGACTTCCGCGTAAGTCGTCTCGGAAAAGTTAAATATTTAAGTTTTATTTTTCAATTGCAAAAGTAACCTGAGACGACTTACAGATAAGTCGTCTAGCTTTAATAAAATATTAAATTTTTTGTTTTTCCGGAGACGACTTACTGATAAGTCGTCCAGAAAAGTCAAATATCTGACACAATTCGGTCAAATGCAAAGATAAACAAAGATATTTTTTAACAAACAAAGATAAAGACTTACAAGTATCTGACACAATTCTGACACAATTCGGGTATTCTCTTGATTTTTTTTTTAACAAACAAAGATAAAGACTTACAAGTAAGTCGTCCGTTTGACCAGAAGACTTACCCGTAAGTCTTCTACAGCCAGACTACTTACGGGTAAGTATTCTAACGCGAGCAGATCTGGAAAAAATTTCATTTTCATACCTTAAACTAGTGAGATGACTTCCTTAGCACACAAAGTCTTCTCCAACCACCCAGAACCTCAAACGAAAGTAACCCACCAAGAATAGTATGCTTGAATGGCTCCATCAACCATAAAAAAATTTGAATCAAAAGCTTGAGTTTTTTGGATGAATATGGAGGCAAAGTGAAAGAGATGTTGTTTTTAGTTCATAACAAGTGAGAAAGAGAGAGTGTAAATCAATTTAAGGTGCATTAAGAGCTTCAAATTGGTTGTTCATGGTGGTTGGTGTATTGATTGTAATGGCAATCTTGTAAATACTTGAAGATGATGAGGTTGAGAGAGTAAAAATGTCATTTTCGAAAAGAAAAGAAAAAAACTAATGGAATTTTCGTGAATAATATGAATTTGTGGGTGAATAGGACAAAAGAAAAATCCAAAAAAAGCATGGGTTAGTTTTAGGTTTGAATTTGAGTTTTGAGTCAATTTTGCAAAAAACCCAAAAAAAAATATTGAATTGCTAGAACCATTGTACATGAACTTTCAGATATTTTTACTCAAGTAAGGATCAACTTGTAAGATAATCAATCATATAGTGGGGTATTTTTATTAGTTTCTGAAATTCCTTTAGTTCATCGTCCCTGTATCAACAATAGAAGTCGCTAAACAGAACAATGTAATAGTGTTGAAAACTGAAGTACTACATATCGTTATAATGAACCTTCTTTAAATCTTAAAACTAGTTTATTTGTTATTAATACAAATTTTATTTGGAGTCTTATCAATACGAAACTTATTTGGAGCTAAACTTGTAAGTGTCACGGTACATCAATCTTCCTGCCGCTAAACTTTGCAAGGAGAAAGTGGAGGACCGCAAAGACAGTCGTTCCCAGCAAACGCACTGGCCGGAAACTTTGTTGTCGGAAGCTTTCCGCAAAGGTGATTCTGACTCACGTTCAATGTCTGCAGTCCAGCAACCGTGGCCGGAACCTTCCCGAACACCAAGTTTCTCGACAGATCTAACGTTTTCAGCGTCTTCGCAAACGTTAGCTTTCCCATATCAAACCGGAGCTTGTTCCCCGGCGCGCGGAACTCCACCAGATACTCCGTCTGGTTCAGAAACCTGGCCGGACTCCCCGAGATCTCGTTTTGAGACAGATCAATGAAATCATAGAAGTAATATTCCGCTGGCTTCCAATCGTCTAAGCTCATCTTGATCCCGCATTTTGCAAGCTTCAACGAGAAGATGATTGGCGACGACGTCACCCACTTCGGAATAGTTTTGAGGTGAAACTTATTGTACGATAGATCCAGAGACTCGATTCCCTTAACGTACAAAGCAGGGAAAGGATCGGTAAGAAGATTGTGTGAGAGATCAAGATTGAAGATTTTGGTGAGATTCGCGAAGCTCTTCGGCACGACTCCAGAGAACTGGTTGCGTGAGAGATCCAACGTGTCAAGCGCCTTGAACCTCGATAGATAGTCTGGAATCTTCCCAGAGAGTTTGTTACGGCCTACTTCGAGAAACCTGAGAATTGGCGCAAGCGATGCGATAGACGGGGGAAGGTTCCCGGAGAATCCGTTGCGAGAGAGAACGAGAGATCGGAGCTCCGGCATGGATTTGAAAATATCGGGGATAGTTCCGGAGAGACGGTTACCGCCAAGATTGAGAAAAGACATGAGCTTGAGATTAGCGATCCCTGAAGGTATTGTCCCGGTTAAGAGATTACCCCCAAGATTGAGCTGAGATAGCTTGGTCAAATTGGAAATGGAAGTTGGGATCGGACCGGTGAACCGGTTTCCTTCCAGGCTAAACGCTTCAATCTGGCTTAGCGAACCGATATTAACCGGGAGTGGACCGGAGAGACGGTTGTTCTCTATATAAACGAATTTTAGCTGTGGTAACCGGAAGAGGAATTGTGGAAAAGGTCCGGTGATGTTTTTGAGATTCATCAAGTAAATACCATCGAGGTGTTGGAGTTTGGCTAACGACGAGGAGATTGTGCCGGAGAGGAAGCTTCCGGCGACCTCGGATTGTCCACTGACCGTGAGTGCGGTGACTCGGTCACCGGTAAGGCAAGTGATACCGTTCCAGGAGCAGCAAGCAGTACCTTTCTTCCATGAGCTGAGAATGCCCGAAGGGTCTCTTGTTATACCCGATTTGAAAGCTAGAAGACCTGCCTCGTCATCTGGATGACACGTGGCGGCTTTGATGGGGTTTAGACACCGGAGGATGATAACGGCTGTGAAGATGAATACTAAGAAGGAAGAAGAAGAGTTCATGATGGTGTTGTGTTGTGGGGTTGAAAGAAACGAATGGATGGTATTAATAGAGAGTAGAAGAGTGTCTGTGTCGGCTCGAGATGTTCAAAGTCAAAGTTGACAATTTTGACCGATCCATTTGCATGTGAGTGTGAGACATACAATTAAAGGTTTCCGTCCCTAAACGTGGTCGAATTTATCAGTCCCAACAGGCTTGAAAAAGACTATTTCATCAGATTTTAAGTCTCTTTATCCTAAACGCTTTTTTCTGCCAAAAAAGAAAAACATATTTGGTTGCTGCTATGGTTTATGTTGATTCGATTCCTCCAAGGTGGCTCCTGGATCGGGAATCTACTTAGTTTCATTATAGCCTTTTGTTGTAAAAAAATCCTACAAGCGGTGGTGTGGCAGTCATAGTTGACGAGCTTCCTTGCACCAAAGCTCTATTGCCAAACAAGCAACTGCGCAAGTGGGGATTCCGTAACTTTTATGCCACACTACGATTTCGCAATTGCAACGCAAATGGAAGAAGTGCTTTATTTTTTTAAAAATTATTATATTATTATGTTAGCAATGGACTTACATCTAGGCTGGGCATTTCAGTTTATTTATGGATTCAGTTTGGATTTCGCTCGGTTTAATTTATTTTGGTCTAAAAAACTATAATCAAAGTCAATCCAAATTAGTTTGATTTATATTTGGTTTGGTTTAGCTTTGGTTTGGGTTCATATGAGTCTATTTGGTTTGGTTTGGTTCGGTTCGGTTCGGTTTTTTCCCCACCCCTACTTACCTCCATGTTTTCAGCTCATTACTCCACTACATATTTAATACTAGAGGGCTGCACGGAATATTGTTTTATTGTTGTTAAAAGTATGATTTTTTGGATAATGTAACTATGTGATCACTTTTATTTGTTAAGAACGTTATTTGGTGTTTTTATTGTGTTATGTAGTAGTAATAATGATATGTTATTATATTTTGTCTTTGTTTTTTCAATAATGTGTTTTGTCTGTATAGTAGTGAAGTGAGCCTCTAATATACAAATATATTGAATTTCAATAACTTTGCATTTATGCATTTGTTGATTCTAAGATTAACGGTTTCAACGTTAAAATTGTCTTTTATTTTTTTCATTTTTTTGAACATTATAACTTTCAAGATGTTTTTGTCTTTTTCCCATATTTTGAAATTGAGCTTTCAACATCTATGTATTTTGTTTACCTTTCTGGTATGCGGTGTTTCTCATCATCACCGAAAAAGACTCACCTCATGCTCTTGTTCTTTATCGCCTTCTTCACCTTGAGATTTCTGGTATTTGTTGTAAATCGGGTTTAGGAGTTCCCAGTTGTGCGGTTGTTTCTAGCATCGTTTTAGGCTGCTCCATTCAATATTGGATGCTCCTCTTCTTCCTTAGATTTTAGCTGATGTTATGAACTGCATCTCTTTGGGTTGGGTCAGAGTTTAGTCGTCCTTAAAGTTGTTTTCCTCGTCGTTGGCTTACCATTGATACTCCCTTCTCGTCTTGGTTTTCAAGATATGGTTTTTGGTGATCTGACTTCTATAGCTCGAGGACGGCTCCACGATTTGATGATTTTGTTTTGTTTACCCTTCCATTTATGTTCTCTCATCTCGTTGCAACTTTCATCGCTGCTTGCATCTCTGTGACTCTCTCTTTCGCCATGTTTGCCACTCCAGGTTTGGATAATGGTCTCCTCCGAGTATGCTCTATAGATTTGGAAGATTGTTTCTGGTCTCAAGTCTGGGCTCATGTTTCTCGGGGGTTGGCTTCCGTTCTCCCTCACTCATGTTGTTCACTTCTTCCTTTGCTTCCCTTAGTATAAGTGTGCGGTATTAGTATCTTGGAGCTTTGGTCCCTTCTATCCCGAGCTTTGTGGTTCTTCACCGGCATAGGCGTCTTGTTTGTGCTTGTTTAGTTTGTGAGGTGATTCCTTCCTCTTAGCTGGTGGTTTTCCTTATCGTTCGTTATGTATGTCTCTTCGTGCTTCGTGGTGATTTTAGCCTTCTGTTGATTATTTTTCCTCTAACCCGCTTTCTTGGTTCTTTGCATTAGTCTTTGATCACGCTCGGGATTGTTTTATCTCAAGATTATATTTCTACATTTTACTGACTTTTTATTGTTCTGGCCTAGACACTCTATGATAAAGTGGGGTAAGTTAGTTTTCGTTCTTGATCGCCTTTGAGTTCTGGACCTTTATTGAGTTAGTGTTACTTTGACATTTTTTTCTCAGTGATTATGGAGGTTTTATGTTTAGATTATGTGTTCTGCTTTAGTTTGGTTAATATTAAGATAAATATATAGTTGTAAATGAANNNNNNNNNNNNNNNNNNNNNNNNNNNNNNNNNNNNNNNAAGCAACTTCACAAACACTCCCTGCAATTACAAAATGAAACTTCCTTCAAACTTCAACTCACCGTCCATAGCAATTTCTCATCTCGTGGGAATTTTTGAACAATAAAATAGATTAAAATAGATTATCAAACTTCAAATAGTG includes:
- the LOC106301024 gene encoding DNA-damage-repair/toleration protein DRT100-like, translating into MNSSSSFLVFIFTAVIILRCLNPIKAATCHPDDEAGLLAFKSGITRDPSGILSSWKKGTACCSWNGITCLTGDRVTALTVSGQSEVAGSFLSGTISSSLAKLQHLDGIYLMNLKNITGPFPQFLFRLPQLKFVYIENNRLSGPLPVNIGSLSQIEAFSLEGNRFTGPIPTSISNLTKLSQLNLGGNLLTGTIPSGIANLKLMSFLNLGGNRLSGTIPDIFKSMPELRSLVLSRNGFSGNLPPSIASLAPILRFLEVGRNKLSGKIPDYLSRFKALDTLDLSRNQFSGVVPKSFANLTKIFNLDLSHNLLTDPFPALYVKGIESLDLSYNKFHLKTIPKWVTSSPIIFSLKLAKCGIKMSLDDWKPAEYYFYDFIDLSQNEISGSPARFLNQTEYLVEFRAPGNKLRFDMGKLTFAKTLKTLDLSRNLVFGKVPATVAGLQTLNVSQNHLCGKLPTTKFPASAFAGNDCLCGPPLSPCKV